The DNA segment GCTGGGAACGGCGATCACCGTGCCGCTGGCCTGCGCCTTCTCGCGCAGTTCGGTCAGTTCGTCGGGCGTCTCGAAGGCGTAATAGGCGTGGCCGCCCTCCACCAGTTGCCGGGCATGCTGGCCGTACAGCTCGGTGCGCTCGGACTGGCGGTAAGGGCCGTTGGGGCCGTCCTGAAGCGGGGATTCGTCGGGGGTCAGCCCCAGCCACTGCATCATCTGAAAGATGCGCTTCTCGCTGTCGGCCACGTAACGGTTCTGGTCCGTGTCCTCGATCCGCAGGATGAATTTCCCGCCGCTCTGCCGCGCCAGAACAGAGTTGAACAGGCCGATATAGGCGGTGCCCACATGCGGGTCCCCGGTGGGACTGGGGGCGACGCGGGTCACGGTGGGCTGCGTGTTGGGCTGGAGGGAAGACATGGGCCACAGGATACGGGGCATGGGGCAGGCGTCCGCCCCTGTGCGTCCCTCAAGTGTGTTTATGATGCTCTATGAGACTGTTGCTGCCCGTGCTGACTGCTGGCCTGAGCGTTTGCGTCCTGGCCTCCTGCAACGCCTTCTCGCCCATTCCCAACGACGCGGATATTGACGTGAACGGCAGTTACACCGGGCGGCTGGTGGGGCAGAACAACGACAGCGCCGTTCTGGACATCATCATCGTGGAAAAGGACTTGGCGGTCACCGGCACGGTCAAGAGCCGTGCGACGGGCGACAGCTACACCCTGACTGGCACCCGCAGTGTGTATAAGGCCAGCCCGGTCACGCTCAACGCCACCTCCAATCTGGGGGGCGGCAGCGCCTGCCCCGGCGGGTTCACGGAGCGCTACGGCGTGCAGGTCACGTTTTACAACGTCAGCAAGTACAGCGGCGCGGGCGGCACCGGTTTCGTGAACCATGACATCTGCAAGTCCGGGCAGTGGGAGCGCACCGAACTGAACAGCGGGCAACTGGAACTGGCGCGCAAGTAGGACGGGGTCAGGTACGGCGGCAGATGCTGACCCCGCCCGCTATCCTGCCCCCATGCTCAGCGAGACAGGCACGCAGTTTTTCGGCTATTACCCCGGCACGGTGGCGCTGGTCACTGCCGAACACACCACTTCCGAACATGGCCGGGTCCGCAACGTGATGGCGGCGGGCTGGCACACCGCCCTGAGCGCCCAGCCCCCGATGTACGGCGTGCTGATCGGCAGGGAGCGGGCCACGCATGGGCTGGTGGCGGGGAGCGGCACGTTCGGGATCAACTTTCTACCCGCCTCGCACTCAAAACCGATTCAGGGGACGGGTGTGCTGTCGCTGCACGACCTACCCCAAAAGGACAAGCTGGCCCGCCTGGGCCTGCAAACCCTGCCAGACGCGCCGCTGGCCCTGGCCGACGCTTACCTGTACTACCGCTGCCGGGTGGTTCAGACCGTGCCCACCGGGGACCATGACCTGTTCGTGGGCGAGGTGCTGGAGGTTCGCCACGATCCTGCCTTCTACGATGACCGGCGGCTGTTCACGGGCGAGGCGGCGGTGTACCTGGGTCGCAGTTCGTATGTAAAAACCACGCAGGGACGCGAGGTCTACCCGCCCGAAAGTTTCGATTGAAGAGAGATTGAAGAGAGAACGCCCAGTGGCGTGGGGGCTGTTTCTCATTTGGCCCTTTTCAAGCCCACAATCCACGTTGCATAGTTAAGAAGACTGCAAAGTCGGGTGAACCGGGCCGAGCGCCTGACGCCGCCGGGGGAGCTTTTGACTGACGCACTGCATGGATTTCTGACCATTCTCGATCTGCTGGGCCTGCTGATGCTGGGCCTGTACTTTCTACAAATGCTGCTGTCGGCCACGCTGCCCCGGCCCCGG comes from the Deinococcus sp. AJ005 genome and includes:
- a CDS encoding flavin reductase family protein; its protein translation is MLSETGTQFFGYYPGTVALVTAEHTTSEHGRVRNVMAAGWHTALSAQPPMYGVLIGRERATHGLVAGSGTFGINFLPASHSKPIQGTGVLSLHDLPQKDKLARLGLQTLPDAPLALADAYLYYRCRVVQTVPTGDHDLFVGEVLEVRHDPAFYDDRRLFTGEAAVYLGRSSYVKTTQGREVYPPESFD